A region from the Canis lupus dingo isolate Sandy chromosome 9, ASM325472v2, whole genome shotgun sequence genome encodes:
- the SSNA1 gene encoding Sjoegren syndrome nuclear autoantigen 1 codes for MTQQGAALQNYNNELVKCIEELCQKREELCRQIQQEEDEKQRLQNEVRQLTEKLARVNENLARKIASRNEFDRTIAETEAAYLKILESSQTLLSVLKREAGNLTKATASEQKSSGAKDS; via the exons ATGACCCAGCAGGGCGCAGCGCTGCAGAATTATAACAACGAACTGGTCAAGT GCATCGAGGAGTTGTGCCAGAAGCGGGAGGAGTTGTGCCGGCAGATCCAGCAGGAGGAAGACGAGAAGCAGCGGCTGCAGAATGAAGTGAGGCAGCTGACCGAGAAACTGGCTCGCGTCAACGAGAACCTGGCCCGCAAGATTGCCTCTAGAAACGAGTTTGACCGGACCATCGCGGAGACAGAAGCCGCCTACCTCAAG ATCCTGGAGAGCTCGCAGACTCTGCTTAGTGTCCTGAAGAGGGAAGCTGGGAACTTGACCAAGGCCACAGCCTCAGAGCAGAAGAGCAGCGGAGCTAAGGACAGCTGA